The Oncorhynchus masou masou isolate Uvic2021 chromosome 2, UVic_Omas_1.1, whole genome shotgun sequence genomic sequence AGCATATTTGCCCCTTTACAAATTTGACAGTGACTTAGAAACACGCACATTTAGAGGCTGCATGATGACACACATTGGGTATGCAAATCTTTGACTTGtattatatatttatacagtatatacaatttAATCACTATTGTTATAATTATTATAGTAGTCTTCTACAAGAATTTCACAagaatgtatttaaaaaaaatacatcctAAGCTCTAGggctaggcagagagagatacagtaaatTGACCCAAGACACAATTCAGTCTAAAGATATGGACACCCCCACTGTTTGCAGCCCAGATGGTACATCCcagtccttctccttctcctccctctgttttcACTGTGCCCTCCATCGCTTTACTTACTCTCGCTCTGTCTTGAGGACATTACTGATTTCCTTCTGACAGTCTTTGAGCAGCAATTCCATTTCTCCATCCTTCCGGCCATTGTTACAGAGCTGTTggagagaagaacagaatagcctGAGGGTATGTACTCCCAGATTTCTACCTTCATGCAATTTCAGTATTTTGGTCTATGGGATTATTACGGCCTGTGCAGCTCCTATCTTCATATCCTGTGCCAGCATCGAGCATCCTCAGATACATCCATTATAGCATCTCTCAGTTTTTTCTTTAATTCGTCTCTCTTTTTCTTATTTTCCTGCCTTTGGATAATTCTGTATCCCCACTATGTtattactctctcctctccttattcctGTCTGCTTTCCTCCATCTTGACCTCCATTAACAGTACACACTGTATGACTCATGCCATTttagagatagacagggagagagagggagaaataaataaatatacagaGACAATATTTATTGCATGCTGAGACTGGATTAACACTTGTGTCAGACCGTGTGGGGAGTGCAGAAGACATGCATGCACCTCTGTGCCTCTGTCAAATGGGCTCTTTTTTTAGCAGCTGCAGCAGCATgattactctgtctgttacaaaACGTGCAGTTAACTTTCCCATGAGATTACTCTTGACAGGATGTTGGATTTAAAGTGTTGCTTCCACCCACTGGAAGTTTGCTCTACAAATGTAATAAACAAACCAGATAATGTATATAGCAGGGACAATATGGTTCTGTTTGTCCTCTTGTCTGTGAAGGTCACATGATGGCCCTACTGACATGAGGCTTTTACTTCATTCTGCAGTGAATACGGAGGTGTATAATACTTCCTGTGTATGTTGATGCTCCTTGTCGGTATAATAACACCAGGGGACAGTAGAGCAGATAACATAGTCTAATCTGTGTGATtatctgtctgcctctgtttgcTGTTTTCTATCAGTGAAGCAGCTGACCAACCCCACCTCTGTTTCTGGATCCTATGGAAGCCAAGGCTAAGAGCGGGGCACCAGCGCCCAAGGCATCCTCTAaagcagagaagacagagaaggagGCAGCTCCCCCTAAAAAGGTTGACCCTGCTCAAGTAGAGCCTCTACCCCCAGCAGCCCCTGTGGAAGAGCCTCAAATGGAGGATGGATCAGCTGAACCAGAGGGGACaccagagggggaggaggcagcaGAGGCCAGTACGGACTCCCTGGAAAGCCTGAAGCCCTTCCTCATTGGTGGTGCCATCATTGCTGCTGGTGCCATCCTGTTGGGGGCACTGTTGTTGGCACGAAGAAattaaccaccaccaccactcatcatcaaaACCTATTGGTCGATGGGTTAACGAGTCACTTGCTGATTGGTTCATAGACTATCATGCAGCTGGTAGAGATGGGGTTATGGGGAGCCACTGTGCTTCTTAACTTTAATTCAGTCTGACCTTACTTGTAGTGAATATAAACATCAGTGAACATTCAAGTAATATATTTTTGGGCCCCTGCAAGTATACTCAAGCATGAATTTGCTCCACCCCTCTAACTGCACCTACTTATAGGTCTACAGGCTTTTAATCACCATACAAATGCACTCCCAACAGttacactggacacacacatatacacagtacTTGAACACCCTATTTATCCAGTATTCACTGATAAACATTTGGATGTTTCTGGGTCTACTAATACATAAGTTAGAAGTAGAAATGCAGTAACTTTATATTGTTTGATTTGAAAAAGGTCATATGAAGTGAAGTATGAAGTATATTAAACATACTATTGTGAGTGCCTAGCAGGTTTGGGGTCAATTTCATTtgaattccagtcaattcagaaagtacactgaaattcctgTATTTATTTGAAGACCATACATGTTAGAGTGAGTAGTGCGAGAGACTGTGCAGCTACTGTAATAGTACTGTACATTGTATGTATGAATTTCGATTCAGAATGAAAATATTCTACATGTAATATGTGGTGTACCAATGTATGTAGTAGCTTGGCCAGTCATGCTCAGCAAATCAGCATATACACAAATATATTACATCCATATCCAACCTCCAGGAAAGCCTTGAAAGTATGATGAAATGATGATAATACACACATTACGGTTTATTTTCTAATACATGAATATTTTTTGATAGTTTGATAAACCTAGAATCCAAGTAGAAAGCATGCATTATTGATGGGAGTAGAGAAATAGCTGGATTTATTAAGTAGATAAACAGATTGTTTCTTCTGTTGTTTCCTTATTCATTACAGAGAAACACTCCTATTTTTGACAAGAgacaaacagttttttttttaaatcagaggCCTAGGAGATTTAACACCCAATCAAACATCTTGCTTGAACCCTGGCATGTAGCGTACCATGATGCAATATCAATACCTCCAGCACAGCAACAGAACAGACACATATTCTGCAGATACATGTTCAAATAGCCTAGTCATCACGTCACAGAGTACTAAATAAAATCTATCAGTTATTTTCCTTGGTCTCAAAGAGCGTATAAATGCAATAATTCCAGTAGGACTCCACATTTTAGCACATGTTCTGTGTGATATTAAAATAATGGTAATGATGGTGACATGTTGATGGGTAATACTATTGTAAATGGAGAATGAGAACCAGATGATGATGATTAAACCTATATTTTCTTGATATCCCAGCTCCCAATATAACATATTTTTCCTCTTTCACACTCCCTCCCCTGACTCCAAAGCTCCTTGTGTAAATCCAAATGGTTGTCTTGTGACTTGACCTGACCTTTATTAAAGGCAATGAACCAGCTTGCATAGACTCAAGGATCTCTTTGATAGCTGTGAATAATTTTGTGTCCTACACTCTCCACCAATAGAATTAGCTAGGGTTCATTGTGTTGAGGATGATGCACTCCTTTCATTGTTTCATTTCCTCCATCATCACTGATATGAATAGGACTGACTGGCTGTATTATGTACACCATTCACATGTTAGCGGTCATGAAAATGAGACAAATTGTAGAAGCCATAAAGAAGAAATAGGAGATATCCAGGGGCTTTTAAATATTACCATGCTGGCCAATAGGGTTTCTAAACACCGTGCTGTTTAAAATTCTCAAAGAGATAACCAGTTCCAGATGTGACTCATGTGAATCTAGTCCAAATTTGAAAACTGAGGGGAGTCATATTCTAAACAGAGCCCTAATATCTTCGGAAAATCGAATGTGTACCATGAAAACAACAATAGGTTAAGGTAAATGGAGCTATGCATGAGAGGTAAATGGAGCTATGAATGAGGGGTAAATGGAGCTATGAATGAGGAGCAGCGCATTCAATCAAACCTTTCTAGAACCCCCTGTAACGTTGCAGTCCCTGAACATGCCCCAGTATTGAGGGAGGAGCGACGCGCATTTTTTTTCCTGTGTGCTTTCTTGCCGGTTAGCTAGGGTTACTGCAGAACATTTACTTTACAGTGAGTCGATAACTACTTTATTGTTTGAGTCTCTATTTAGCCATGATATAAAACACATTGGTAAACATGGCTGTTTATTCTAACACGTTTTGGTTAACTAGCTAGTTAAATGCAACGGGTTTGGAAATGTGCGCTAGCTAGTACTGTGTAACGTTTGCTAGCACTTGTGTTTACATGTCCACGCTTAGACTGAGCGTCAGTAAACCATAGCTGTCAAGTTTACAAAATTGATAGGCTATACGGTTTCGTTCAGTTATGCATTTATCATGTTATAGCTACCTTTTTCTTCAAGCCACAATTCTGCCGTTGCCTGGCTAGCTTAACATTAACTACGTTTttttcatttagcagacgctcttaatcAGAGGAATTTACAgcagagtgcatacatttttcgtAATTCTGTTGCTCTGTTCTAATTTTCAGGGCCTCGGTCGAAAGAAATCAAAATGATTATCCCAGTCCGGTGCTTCACCTGTGGGAAAATCGTTGGTAATAAATGGGAGGCGTACCTTGGCCTCCTTCAAGCTGAATACACTGAAGGGTGAGATACATGTTTGTTGTGGTCATTGTTTACATTGTATTTCCCTAAAATTAATTCCTTTCTCAAAATATTGTGTATGTTTATTTAATTTGATATTTTTAATAGCTACATAGGCTACTCCTGAAACGTATCAAACTCTCCTATCTGCTCCCCTTTGTTTGGTTGGCAGTGATGCCCTTGATGCTCTTGGTCTGAAGAGGTATTGCTGTCGGAGGATGCTGCTGGCTCATGTAGACCTCATTGAGAAGTTGCTGAATTATGCACCCCTGGAGAAATGATGGATACAACCaccacaagaatctggcttaTTTACAGACAAGCCCTTGCTGACAGCCAGTGAGGCAGTGCACCCTGATGGATTGACATCCTCAAGAGACTATTTTCCCACCTTGTTTGAATTGtacatgttttttgttgttggctACAGCCACTTGACATGTAATTTACATCATTGTGTAAATAAACAAGACAGGAGGCGAACCCCTTTTAAGCAGCATGGGTCAGGCATTGAAAACTACCTAGTCCCCTTGTGTAGCAATCCCTTTTTGCAATAAACACACTTGTTCAAACTCATTTTAACAGCCTTTTTTAATCAGTTCAAATTTGATACAAaagaagggggaagaggggaaaaacacactgCACAATTCaacatacaaaaaaaatgtacCTCTGCTTTGTGCATGTCGGTGTGGCAAACAACAAAAGTTGCAGCCACGACCCTGAAACCGTCAATTTATAATCAAAAAATAAAATTacaaagacaggaacagagaaaggGGGGGGTTGGTGATGGCTGAGATCAGAAgattatgataaggtaaaatgatgtcagaaggtgaattcaccaatttgtaagtcgctctggataagagcgtctgctaaatgacgtaaatgctTGGTGGCTGCTGAGTACCAGGGAAATTTGAACGGGGGACTATGGACATTCATTTTGTCACACCATCAGTTCATCCATTATCCCAGACTTTTAAGCAGCTTGGTTCAGAAATAAAGTCCTGCCTCCCCTCCTACTCAAGCCTGACAGGGACAAAGACCGCCTAGAATGTCCTGGGGGGAAAAAAGATAAAAGTTCTGTCAGGAGTGCGTAAATACAAAGGTACAAACAGGTGCTTGGCAATTAGAGGCGTTGGTGTGAGTAAGTGGTGGTAGTCTGTAGATTACAGAATTAGAGGGGAGACGTGTTAGAGATACGACAGGGCCAGAGAGCTTACCTAGCGGTGCCGCTCGCGGTGCTCCCTATGTCTATCTCGTTCCCGAACACGCTCCcggtctctcccatctctctccccacttagGGAGCGTTCTCGGTGCCGGCGGGACATTCCTGCAGCCTCCCATTCCTGGCTGTAGGACTCTTCCCTTTCTTCCcttcctctacctctgtcccgttctctttccctgtctcgctccctatCTCGGGAACGGTGTTCTCTGTCACGGGAACGGTGTCTTTTCCTACAAAGAGAACAAGTTAAGAGTGAGGCTACATTACAATATCCATTTGTGATGGAAGAACTGTCCATGAGAGGTCCAAACAATTTTTCCAGCACTGACCTGGAGCCATAAGACTTGCTCTCGATGGAGAAGAGGCAGTCTTTCAGAGAGGTGACAAGCGCTCGACAGCGCTCGTCCCCATACACTCTTGACTGCTTGATGACAGCAATGGCAGTCAAAAGTGTCTCAATGGCCAGGGGCATGTCTCCTACATGAGACAAGGTTACAGAGTTTATTACAACGACACGATTTAAGATGACCATGATCTGCATTGTGTACTGCACATGTCAATGTCTTTGGGTCTCTAGTCTAGATTTATCATCATGAATCTGTATTTGAGTGTCTAATGTAGGAATGTTTCAGAGAGAGTCTAACCAGCAGTAGCTCCAGACACAGCCTTGGTGATGGCGCTGCTGGCGATTGCTCTGTTTCTGTTCATCAGCTCATCAAACTCTCCCTCTGGCATTTGGGGTGTGGGCGCTTCACTGTCCCTGCTGCTCGAGAAAGAAACACTCCCTTACTGATCATCatcatacatatatacatacatatccATACAACTTGTGATAGACATGTTTACCAATTAATACAAAATAATTCCATAATATAAAGTACAGTGGATGAGCTCACCTGTGCCGGTTGTacggtgtgttgtgttgttgactgtagttgtcatgttgtgctggaGGAAAGAAGGCGGGGTTGAgatgcagggagggaggaggatggctGGGGAGACGTAGAGGTGGTGGAGGGAAAAGGTGTGGCATGGGGGGAGGGGGAATGTGTGGGGGAAGGTGAGGGAAAAGAGGAGGCGGCAGCCTAAAGTATGGGACTGACAGAGGGGGAGGTTTGTTGTGAATGTGTTGGGGGTGGATAGTGTGAGGGACAGTGGAGTGGTTCTGGTTGAGCACAGGAGGGGAGACGGAGGCGTTTTTGTCCCCAGTATCTGACGACTCCTTTGAGTTAGAGCGCTGGGGGACACCTATGGAAAAGGATGAGGGACAGTTTGATTTTGTTTCTATGCAGCATTGGATATCTCTTACGAGATAGATTTGAGTACCAATTTATTTGCTGTAAGTGGATGTGTGCTTACGTTTATTAGCATGGGCTTCAAACACAGCAAGATTCTGGCGTGTGGCAAAGCGGCAGTCCACCTtttccccattaacatgacaattTGGCAAAGTCTCCAGCAACTTCTGCAATGACTCTTCTGTGGCCACCACTACCTCAGCATATCTATAGAGATAAAAGACAAATATCAGCTAGTGTACTTTATGTTACCAGCTGGATAGAAAGGCTATTCCAGAGCTTTGAAAGGCCTTCACAACATAATCGACTAGCCATCAGTAACCACCAGAGCAGCCTTGTCCAGTTCTTCAGGGTCTGGAAACAACACTTTGGCTCTGGATCATGCAcagataataaataataaaacgtTGGTAGTCATCTGTAAGATCTGTATTTAGCTTAGCTACTGGAGCATCATATTTATTTGAAGACTATTTTGACTCAATAGGTGTCTCCAGGTCTTCCTAGAACACCATGGCCAGACCCAGTCATGAAATGACAAAACACccagttaataaacagtgaagaAATAGATCACATTAGATTAGAATGATGCCCAGTGGATAGGCCTAACTCTCACCCTCTGGACTGGCCATTAGCTCTGTTCTCAGCAAATTTGATCTCCACAATGTCCTTCACACCCAAGGTGCGAGCCACGTTAATAAGGTCTTTGTCAGAGGTCCActgaggagagaggtaaaggagtacaaaggagagaaagagggagaagatgaGTAAAAATTAAGGATAGGGACAGAAAGGTAATAGGCCTAGGTGGCTGTATCTTATTACAGAACATAGGCTAATAGATTAGCAAACTGGATTGAAGGTAATAGTGATGGTGGGAGACTCACCCAGGAGAAGTTGCCCACATATAAAGCCAGTCTCTTGTTCCACACCCCACTGTAAGTGTACAGTATTGCCGGTTTGCTCTCCTCTTTCGTTGGCTGGTTCTTGCTGAGAGGGATAGTATCTTCTGAGAATTTCCTTTCCCGGCTCACAGAGCCAGTGAGCACATCATCATAAAGATCACTTGCCTCTGCTGTCATTGCAAAATCTCCATCCTATAGAGAGGACAGAAGATAGACATAATCCATCAATGCCTAGTTTATCACTCACAATGACCATCCATGATAAATCTGACAAACTACAAGATAACAATAACCTCCACATGTGTATTGTTGATATCAAGGATAAGAAATTGAATAGTATGATTGACATTAATTAATGTAAGATGTTGACATGCTGGTCATGCTAAAATCAAACCTCATTCAACAAGTTATTTTAGTTCCCACTTCAAGAATCTTCTGCATTCACTTTCAGCTTCTCACAACTACAGCTCTTTTCATAATCTCTCTCGGCCTGTCTCACCTCCCCGTTGTTTTGACTGAACTTCTCGTCGTAGATGTCTATGAGGTCAGTTGTACCGCCACCATCGGCCGCTTTAGCCGCCATCCCGAGTCCTGGGTTGGCAGTGCAGCCTCTGGCTACGTTTTCTCTCAGCAATCGACACTTGGCAATAAACGCAATTAAATAACTAAAGGTGCATATTTTGCACCTTTCCGTGCGTCTATGTTTTATTGATGTAGCTAGTCCAGCTGGCTAACGTTATCCAGTTAGCGTCTCAATATTGTTTAAAAAACTAGCGAGGTGACGAACGTTAGCGAAATGGCTAGCTAGCATCACCTCGCATTCCCTCCCATTGCAGGGAAGCTGGCGTGGACGGAATACCAAAGGCAAACAAATAAATTACAAACCCGGATTTAAAAAGTCAACAAATATTATACTTTCAAAATGTGATATAATTGTTATGGAAGTCTACATGCAAAAACAGATAACATTCAGGTAAACACTCAGCTAGCTTGTTGCTGCTACATCAGAACAGAAGCGGAATCGAGGAGTGCATCTCAAATATCTCCCGTGTAAAACAGGCATGATATTACGAGGTTCCGTAAACAATTATTTAGCTATCAGCTTAATAATATATGTTGTTACATACGTGAATATATAATGTAAATATGAGACATGTTGATAGACGTATTATTGTTTAACATGCATTTCAAGAACCATTTGGAAGAAGTAATAATTTCCCTTACCAATATGGCGCCTTTTATTTCCCCA encodes the following:
- the LOC135557976 gene encoding DNA-directed RNA polymerases I, II, and III subunit RPABC5 gives rise to the protein MIIPVRCFTCGKIVGNKWEAYLGLLQAEYTEGDALDALGLKRYCCRRMLLAHVDLIEKLLNYAPLEK
- the LOC135557957 gene encoding cleavage and polyadenylation specificity factor subunit 7-like isoform X2; translated protein: MAAKAADGGGTTDLIDIYDEKFSQNNGEDGDFAMTAEASDLYDDVLTGSVSRERKFSEDTIPLSKNQPTKEESKPAILYTYSGVWNKRLALYVGNFSWWTSDKDLINVARTLGVKDIVEIKFAENRANGQSRGYAEVVVATEESLQKLLETLPNCHVNGEKVDCRFATRQNLAVFEAHANKRVPQRSNSKESSDTGDKNASVSPPVLNQNHSTVPHTIHPQHIHNKPPPLSVPYFRLPPPLFPHLPPHIPPPPMPHLFPPPPLRLPSHPPPSLHLNPAFFPPAQHDNYSQQHNTPYNRHSRDSEAPTPQMPEGEFDELMNRNRAIASSAITKAVSGATAGDMPLAIETLLTAIAVIKQSRVYGDERCRALVTSLKDCLFSIESKSYGSRKRHRSRDREHRSRDRERDRERERDRGRGREEREESYSQEWEAAGMSRRHRERSLSGERDGRDRERVRERDRHREHRERHR
- the LOC135557957 gene encoding cleavage and polyadenylation specificity factor subunit 7-like isoform X1, with protein sequence MAAKAADGGGTTDLIDIYDEKFSQNNGEDGDFAMTAEASDLYDDVLTGSVSRERKFSEDTIPLSKNQPTKEESKPAILYTYSGVWNKRLALYVGNFSWWTSDKDLINVARTLGVKDIVEIKFAENRANGQSRGYAEVVVATEESLQKLLETLPNCHVNGEKVDCRFATRQNLAVFEAHANKRVPQRSNSKESSDTGDKNASVSPPVLNQNHSTVPHTIHPQHIHNKPPPLSVPYFRLPPPLFPHLPPHIPPPPMPHLFPPPPLRLPSHPPPSLHLNPAFFPPAQHDNYSQQHNTPYNRHSSRDSEAPTPQMPEGEFDELMNRNRAIASSAITKAVSGATAGDMPLAIETLLTAIAVIKQSRVYGDERCRALVTSLKDCLFSIESKSYGSRKRHRSRDREHRSRDRERDRERERDRGRGREEREESYSQEWEAAGMSRRHRERSLSGERDGRDRERVRERDRHREHRERHR